One window of Methanogenium organophilum genomic DNA carries:
- the nuoE gene encoding NADH-quinone oxidoreductase subunit NuoE — protein sequence MASYPAQPRYLLAILQDVQEKEHYISVDVMRSVAAYLNVPESRVYSVATFYKALSLVPLGKNVIKMCDGTACHIRGSPEVLKAFEKELGIKNGETTEDGMFTLQTVNCLGACALAPVVTINDRVFGKVRVKDVPGIIQEVLEDETE from the coding sequence ATAGCATCATATCCCGCACAACCACGCTATCTGCTTGCAATTCTCCAGGATGTTCAGGAGAAAGAGCATTACATCTCTGTTGATGTGATGCGGTCAGTTGCCGCGTACCTGAATGTACCTGAAAGCCGGGTTTACAGCGTTGCCACGTTCTACAAGGCACTCAGCCTTGTTCCTCTCGGAAAGAACGTCATAAAAATGTGTGACGGCACGGCATGCCATATCCGTGGATCGCCTGAGGTGCTGAAAGCATTTGAGAAGGAACTGGGAATCAAAAACGGGGAGACAACTGAAGATGGCATGTTCACATTGCAGACAGTAAACTGTCTGGGTGCCTGTGCACTTGCACCGGTAGTGACTATAAATGATCGCGTCTTTGGGAAGGTCAGGGTAAAAGATGTGCCTGGTATCATCCAGGAGGTTCTTGAAGATGAAACTGAATAG